DNA from Prionailurus bengalensis isolate Pbe53 chromosome X, Fcat_Pben_1.1_paternal_pri, whole genome shotgun sequence:
ACTCAACACAACAGCAACACAGACAATGAGGTGCCCGAGGTCTATGTTCATAGGCCAGTTGAATATAGCCAGAGTGACCTGTTGACTCAAGAACCCAACTTTCAATACAGAGGGCTATATCCAGAGATTCCTGTCAAACTGATGCTCTAGAGGCTTGCCAAGCATACTAAACCCCAATCAGACTCTGATCAGTTCAGTTTGGGCACATcaagagtggggaaggaggaTGAGCTGTGGCTATGTGTGGTGCCCTCACACACTCTTCGAGCCCCTTTTcatctgccttctcttttttctcctcttctttgtccttttccccctcctcctcctcctcttcctcctcctcttcactgTTTGAGTCCTCATATAGATTGATTGTGGCCTGGACAGAGAAGTTCTGCAGCAGAATCTCCCCATCACTGTACAGGTAGTCAAAAGAGTAGGATTTAGGCCAGAAGAACCTGTGGACAGAGAACAAATATGGTCCCTAACTTCCATAGGTCTCATATATACAGGCCAAGAAGGAATCCAAGCCCTATACTCCTTCCCCTACCTGCATTAATGaggtgaaagggaaaagaagaaagcaagcattGTAACAGAACCTTCTAGATTGTTACAAATTGACCCCAGGCAGGAAGGTAATGTCTGGTGGGCCTATAGCTGTGGGgagcccctgccccagcacctgACAACTCTGACACAgatcctacccccaccccccacttcagaAGGTCTTCTAGCCAGGAATTACTTAGCCCTGTGTCCTCCATGTCCTACGAAGGCTTTCTTCACTGACGCTTAGGGGTCATTGACAGTGCCTGCAGGGAAGGCAACCTTGGCCAATTCCCTTAAccactctgggcttcagtttcctggtCTATGAAAGAGATAGTGGCATtgcctccccactcctgcttcACAGGGATGTTGTGAGGATTTAAAGAGCTAATGGATCTACATCAAGTTCCGAGCTTGGCGCCAGAAGCTTACCTGACAGGGTGATGGAACTCGGAGTTAGCCTTGGTGACTTTGGCACCTGTTGCCCCACCAGTAGCCTGTCCAAAGCAAAAGCTAGCATGTGGGTCAAAGTACGTGGCCAGACAACTGCCTCCTCTGTATCAGAGGTCACAAACCTACAGGTAAGATAATCTAGAAGAAACCTTAGACATCCCTGGGAGCAGCCCTTTCCTGCCCCACAGCAAGAGTTGTGTCCTGGTGTTGGTTGTAAAACAAGGGCACAGAATCCTGGGGGTTGTTTGATTTTCTGCCCCTGTTCTAATACCTGTGTTGTTTGGAGACTGTCCAGGAGACAGAGTTCTACTGAGCAGCAAAGATTTGGAGATGGGTTTGGGGGAAGAGCACTAGGGTTAGGTGCCAGGAGACCAGGATTCTAGCACCAGCTCTACCACAGACTATCTGTGGGGTCTGCCCAAGTCCCTCCTC
Protein-coding regions in this window:
- the RIPPLY1 gene encoding LOW QUALITY PROTEIN: protein ripply1 (The sequence of the model RefSeq protein was modified relative to this genomic sequence to represent the inferred CDS: inserted 1 base in 1 codon), with the protein product MDSSVPAAAPVPALALVLAPALPQAPQALPGLLSPSPLASRQHVGGSERGACLWRPWLSSTNDPQRXVRKLIDSATGGATGAKVTKANSEFHHPVRFFWPKSYSFDYLYSDGEILLQNFSVQATINLYEDSNSEEEEEEEEEEGEKDKEEEKKEKADEKGLEECVRAPHIATAHPPSPLLMCPN